In Nymphaea colorata isolate Beijing-Zhang1983 chromosome 3, ASM883128v2, whole genome shotgun sequence, a genomic segment contains:
- the LOC116251455 gene encoding uncharacterized protein LOC116251455: MAFRSRELFNKLIRKVGRDNLAPGVEESLKKCLPDKKCVMGRAKRGLYAGRHIQFGNQVSEDGGNKTRRTWKPNVQEKRLFSYIHDRHIRVKVTTHALRCIDKAGGIDEYLLNIPYKKLDNEMALFWKARIEKMYEELGAMEVGFFSPEEEQKLEEGFEQLKIAKREARREARRLASQGTKKGTLIEEGQKDRTISDGETHPAQQ; encoded by the exons atggCGTTTAGATCGAGGGAGTTGTTCAACAAGCTCATCAGGAAGGTGGGTCGGGATAATTTGGCGCCGGGCGTCGAGGAGTCGCTCAAGAAGTGCCTACCGGACAAGAAATGCGTGATGGGTAGAGCCAAGAGGGGCCTCTACGCTGGCCGCCACATCCAATTCGGTAACCAAGTCAGCGAAGATGGTGGAAATAA GACAAGGCGAACCTGGAAACCAAATGTGCAAGAGAAACGGCTTTTCAGTTACATCCATGACCGTCATATTCGTGTCAAGGTCACAACACATGCGCTTCGCTGCATTGACAAGGCTGGTGGCATTGATGAGTATTTACTGAATATACCTTACAAAAAGCTTGACAACGAGATGGCTTTGTTCTGGAAGGCTAGGATAGAAAAGATGTATGAAGAATTGGGAGCAATGGAAGTTGGTTTTTTCTCGCCTGAAGAGGAACAGAAACTGGAAGAAGGCTTTGAACAActaaaaattgcaaaaagagAGGCAAGAAGAGAAGCTCGGAGGTTGGCGAGCCAAGGGACAAAGAAGGGGACTTTAATTGAGGAAGGACAGAAAGACCGAACCATTAGTGATGGTGAAACTCATCCAGCTCAGCAATAG
- the LOC116251448 gene encoding probable phospholipid hydroperoxide glutathione peroxidase produces the protein MAEDSSQAPSSVYDFTVKDIKGNDVSLATYRGKVLLIVNVASMCGLTNSNYKELNVLYEKYKGQGFEILAFPCNQFAGQEPGSNEEIVEVACTRFKAEFPIFDKVEVNGKNAAPVYKFLKTQKGGIFGDGIKWNFTKFLVNKDGKVVERYAPTTSPMKIEKDILNLLGAS, from the exons ATGGCAGAAGACAGCTCTCAAGCCCCCAGCTCCGTTTATGATTTCACAGTGAAG GATATTAAAGGAAATGATGTGAGCCTGGCCACTTACAGAGGAAAAGTTCTTCTGATAGTCAATGTTGCTTCTATGTG TGGACTGACAAACTCAAACTACAAGGAACTCAATGTTCTGTATGAGAAGTATAAAGGCCAAG GATTTGAGATCTTGGCATTTCCCTGCAATCAGTTTGCTGGTCAAGAACCAGGCAGCAATGAAGAGATCGTTGAAGTTGCTTGTACTAGGTTCAAGGCTGAATTTCCCATCTTTGACAAG GTGGAAGTGAACGGCAAGAATGCAGCTCCAGTCTATAAGTTCCTTAAAACACAGAAAGGTGGGATATTCGGTGATGGCATCAAGTGGAATTTCACCAAGTTCTTGGTGAACAAAGATGGAAAGGTTGTCGAGAGATATGCACCAACCACATCTCCCATGAAGATCGAG AAGGACATCCTGAATCTGCTGGGAGCTTCGTAA
- the LOC116251047 gene encoding uncharacterized protein LOC116251047 — MTSLGLWLPIATAPSSSSSLHSIVKLHSFLLFRPFDTTRRRWVRRAGRWSQVDCFNSIHSVGCYRRLQCLATNGRERESGGSRMFGSSDEEVIPQVPTQLQSVVEGSGAVLVSEPKPIPDLDYLQELLAIQQQGPRAIGFFGTRNMGFMHQQLIEILSYAMVITKNHIFTSGASGTNAAVIRGALRAEKPELLTVILPQSLKMQPPESQELLSKVQNVIEKPQNDHLPLLEASRLCNMDILSHVQQVICFAFHDSKLLMETCQEAKNLRKIVTLFYLD, encoded by the exons ATGACATCTCTTGGGCTGTGGCTGCCCATAGCAACAgccccttcctcctcttcctcccttcaCTCTATCGTCAAGCTTCATTCCTTCCTCTTGTTCAGACCTTTCGATACCACGCGCAGAAGGTGGGTGAGAAGAGCAGGGAGATGGTCGCAGGTGGACTGCTTTAATTCCATACATTCTGTAG GATGCTATAGAAGACTGCAGTGTTTGGCTAcaaatggaagagaaagagagagtggtGGATCAAGGATGTTTGGATCATCAGATGAGGAAGTCATTCCTCAAGTACCAACCCAGCTGCAGTCTGTTGTTGAAGGTTCTGGTGCAGTACTTGTATCAGAACCAAAGCCAATCCCTGACCTTGATTACCTACAG GAACTACTAGCAATTCAACAGCAAGGACCAAGAGCCATTGGGTTTTTTGGGACAAGAAATATGGGTTTCATGCATCAGCAGCTTATTGAGATCTTGAGCTATGCAATGGTCATAACT AAAAATCACATCTTCACCTCAGGGGCATCAGGTACTAATGCAGCAGTTATTAGAGGTGCACTAAGAGCAGAGAAGCCAGAGTTACTAACTGTAATCTTACCACAAAGTCTGAAGATGCAACCACCAGAGAGCCAGGAGTTGCTATCTAAG GTCCAGAATGTAATTGAAAAGCCACAAAATGATCATTTGCCTTTACTTGAAGCAAGCCG GCTATGCAACATGGACATTCTATCGCATGTACAGCAAGtcatttgctttgcttttcaTGACAGCAAGCTTCTTATGGAAACATGTCAAGAAGCAAAAAATCTGCGGAAGATAGTTACCTTGTTTTATCTGGACTAG